GTCTTATGGCAGGCACAAGCTCAATAACACAAGGAATGATGTATGTATTATCAGGTAGAGACAGATAAGTCTTTCGACCAGGCTGTAGAAGATCTACAGGCTGCAGTGACGAACAACCAATTCGGTGTGTTACACATCCATGACTTGGGTGGAACCATGCGTTCTAAGGGCGTTGATTTTAAAGAGGACTGCAAGGTTTTTGAGGTGTGTAACCCAGTAAAGGCGTCACAAGTATTGGCTATCGATATGCGTTTAAATATGGCGCTGCCTTGTCGTATTTCAGTGTTTACCGAGAAGGGGCAAACCAAGATCGGTATGATTGAACCGGTAAAAATGCTCGATATGCTGAATAATGACGAAGCGTTAAAAAGCATTGCCGCCGAAGTGGAAACCAAGACCAAGACCATGATTGACGAAGCGAAATAAATCTAACCTAAAGCCAACTATATTTTAGGTTTTTAGTGGCAAATATTACCTGTCAAAGCCCGGGTTACTCGGGCTTTTTTATGTCAATAAAAAACCGCCAGAGCAGAGCTGCTGGCGGTAACTGAACTAGCCTCTTGCAATCGAGGGCCAAGAGTCGTGTATTTATTATTGATAATTTTCTGGGCGTTTATTGACCCAGAGCTTAATGAGTTAAGGTTAAAGCAGCTTTTGCTAATGGTGAGTGCATCATTGCCGATGAGGTGCTGATACTCATCATTACCAAAGCTACTATAATCGCCACAGTGGATACTCTGTGTTTATGACTCATGTCTAACATCCTTGTGCTATGAGGCTATCAACTCGGATTAATCGCTGGATAGCCGTCATCAATTTCAATCAAATCATTAAAGGCATGCCAACTGGCGTAACCGAGTAGCGGCATAATGAGTAACATCGCTCCACCTAAACTGACCATACCAAGGGTTAGTAAGGCGCCGATGACTAGAGCCCATAAGGCCATGACGCCTTTGTTTTCCATGACCACTTCAAAACTCAGAATCATTGCCGAAATGGCTCCGATTTTGTTGTCTTTCAGCATCAATGGAATGGTGATGACACTCAGGCTGAATACCAGCAAAGATACCAATGAGGCGAGAATCATAAACATGGTGAGAAATTCCATACCTTGAGCCGAGGTCAAGAAACTCATCAGACCTTGTTCAGGGTTTACGATGAGCAACCCGTCCGAGACCGCAACGGCAGCAATCAGCGGAGTAATTCTTGCCCAAATGGCTGTGATAATACCCAGACATAAGGCAAAAAGAGCAATATTGCTAAGGTTGCTTCGCCAAGATGTGATGACATCGAAAAACTCAACGGGTTTGCCTTCTTCCAAGCGGTGGGCAACATAATATAAACCCGTCGCTAGAAAAGGCGATAACATGACAAAGAAGGTGGCGATTTTGAACATCATCACCGGTTCGTTTCTAAAGGCAAAATATACTGATGCGACCGAAACAGCCATAATCACACCGAAAAACAGTGAAATGCCTGGAGCTCGCGCCATGTCTTGCCAGCCTTGTGACAACCAGTGGAATACTTGCGAATATTGCACATCTTTTGATACGACATGCTCGCCGTTTTCCAAATAATGGTCGTGGGTGTGTAATGCAGCAGGTGAATGTAACATCTGACTACCCTCCAATAAATGCTAGATTTAGTGCTAGTTAAGTTGCTGTTTTGCATTGCAAAACAACTTTTGAATTTAATTTTTTTACAGTTTCAATATACGTCAGATTGACTCAGTCCGGTAATTGAATTTTTAAATCTGAGCGGATAATAGCTTTAAATATTAGATTTAACTTATGTATCAAAAGGTTATATTATTGGCGTACGGACAAAAAGGCCGAGCGCTTTCAATATATAAGACCGTAAATGGTCGGTTTGATTTCATTTTAGATGTAAGCTTTTCTTTGATTGAGTCGTATGGTTTGCTACATAAAAGGATTTGGGCTATAAAAAAATAAGTTAACCGCAAAATATATTTGATTACTTTAGGTTTGCTGAAGCGTTAGTATGAAATAACAGAAAACCTATGTATTCAGTAGGATAAATACTATTTTTGCATAAGTTGGCAACCAAAAAGGGGGGGCAATGCAGCGCAGCTCCTCTCAAGCAGATATACAAAAACCGTTTTCCTTAAAAAAAATGGCTGTATCAGAATGGCGTGAATGGGCTGCTCTGGATTTTGCTATTGTTTGTCTTGATTTCGATGCTCTATTACCTGAGCAGTGAGCATAACTGGAAAACCGAATTTGCCGCTTATAAGCATGCCAATGAAAACACCGATTTGGCCGAATTAATCCATCAAGCTGACGAGGCCGTTTATCAAGCCAAGGCCTCTGGACGTAATTGCATTTGCGTTTATGAAGCTTGAGCTGAGAATGATTAACTCATGCTATTTAATGGCGTGGTAAATTTTGAGTTGTCTTGGCAAATAGGTAAACTCAATCGGCGCGCAATCCGGTAGGCCGTTTTTAAAGGCAATTTGGCGCTCTCCTTGCACTAAAGGGCGCAAGTAATTCAGACCGGCTTCGCTGATATCCATACCATCTTCGCTTAGATATTCATCCGGCACCAACTTTTCTAGGTTAGCCACCTCTTGCAGTTCTACATTGGTAAAGTCGTAAGCAAAAGGGCTCTCATTGGTTTGACGAATCACAGGCAGTACGCCATGTAGATTTTCAACCGCTGCCAGTACCGCATGCTGGCCGGCATCATAGGCCATCTGCCAATCTATTGCCGATACCAAGTGGCTGGCCGATCTCTGGCAATAATCCGGAATCGCACAGTGAGTCTTGCTGTCAAGGTGGTCGCCCACCAGATGTGCCAATGTCGAACCGACACCGCCTAACTGAACATAGTCGCGTTCATGGGTATGTTCAATATTGGCGATCGATAAATAGTCGCCGTTCTTATCCATTAAACCTTCGGAAACGGCACATACACAATAACCATGTTGGCCAATCAAGTGATCGAGTTTTGCCAGAAAGGCTTCCTTGTCAAAAGCCCTTTCCGCCGGTAAAAGGATCAAGGGGACATCTTTAACGACATCCTTAACCAAGCCCGCTGCCAAGGTCAACCAACCGGTATTGCGTCCCATGGCCTCCATGACAAAAAACTTGGTTGAAGTTTCATGCATAGAGAGAATATCCATGGTCGCTTCAATAAAACTGGTTGCCAAATATTTAGCGGCACTGCCAAACCCTGGGCTACAGTGACTCAGATCCAGATCGTTATCGATGGTTTTCGCCACACCGACACAAATCACCTTGTGACCACGGGAAGAGCAGTAATCGGAAACTTTTTGTGCGGTAACCATCGAACCATTGCCACCGTTATAGAAGAAATAACCGATATCATAGGTTTTAAAAACCTCTAAAACGCGTTCGTATTGAGCGGGGTTATGATCCAGTGGATCCAAATCAAAACGGCAGGCTTTTAAGGCGGCTCCCGGTTGGCTTTTGAGCTTTTCCAGATCGTCATCACTCAGTTGCGCCAGATCAACCAGTTCTTCTTCCAATACGCCCTTTATACCGTTAATGGCACCGTAACAGCGACCAAAGGTTTCTGGATACTGTTTAACCGTTTCAATCACCGCCGCGGCACTGGCATTGATGACGGCGGTAACCCCGCCTGCCTGAGCGTATAAGACATTTTTTGCATGGGGCGCAGAGGTAATTAAACTCACGAAGAATTCCTTTTTAACGATATCGGTTAAGGGTTATGAGAAGCGTTTCAATATTGCTTGAAAATTAAGCGTCTAGACAAATTTTATCGTTTTGTAGCTTGATTGCCAGTTCTCCACGCAATAATTTTTGCAGAGTGCTACCAAGTAGATACTGACGCCAGCCGATCAGTTTAGTTTGATCCGGTTGACGTATTAGCGCCAAAAGCTCGTCTTTATTGATCAACTGGGTGGTGTTAAGTTTATAGTCTATCGACAACTGTTGGCTGTAGGCATACAAAACATCAAGAAGAATTTCTTCCTGCACGCTCGCTTTCGCCTGTTTCGGTGGCGCTTTGGGTAATTGCTCGCTATCCAGCGCAAATACCTCGTCAATCAGTGCAACCCATTGCTGGCCGAACTCCTTAACACTGGATGCTTTGATATTAGGCACCTTATAAAGCGCTTTTTCGGTTTTCGGCGGGCGTTTGGCAATCTGAATCAAACAGTCATCACTCAGAGGCCATTTTTTCGGGATATCATGCTCTTGTGCATAGCTCTCTCGCCATTGGGCTAAAACTTGGGCAATAGCCAGATGTTTGCCTTTAAGGTTGCGTGCCGCGCGGATTCGCTGAATGGCCTCTTCCGGGTTAATGTCGTAGAGGGAGCTGTCCAATAAAGCGAGACAATCTTCGGCAACAGCGGCTAATTGCTCCGTATCGAGTTGCTGACGATATTTCTCATACAACGGTGCCAGATAACGCACATCGTCTAATGCATAAGCAATCTGTTTTTCGGTAAGAGGGCGCTGGTGCCAGTTGGTACGGGTCTGACTTTTATCAAGCCTAATACCGAGTTCGCTTTCAATTACTCGGGAAAACCCCGCTATATCACCATGTTGTCTGAAAATGGCGGCGATTTGGGTGTCGAAAATCGCTTGCGGCATTATGCCTTCGAGTTGATACAAAACCTCAATATCCTGACGCGCTGCATGAAACACCTTGATGACATTCGGGTTCGCTAATAGCTCAACCAAGGCGTGTAACGGTTTGTCAGTTTGCGCCGTATCTACGATCGCCAAAGGATCGATAATCGCTGCTTGACCTAGGCAGTCTTGGATCTGTACCAGGCTTAATTGAGGATAATAGGTATCGACACGGACAAATTCGGTATCAATCGCCAGCCAACTGAGAGCTGAATTTGCTAGAATCTGCTGGCAGTAGTCGTTTAATTGCGCTTCGGTATCAATGGATAAGTAGGATGGTTTGCTCATAAGCGTAAAGTTTAAGAGCAACGTTAGAATAGAGCAAGTAAAGAGCAGGGATAAATTAGTGAAACCGCAAAAAATTCATATCTTAGGCATTGCAGGAACTTTTATGGGGGGAATTGCACAAATTGCCAAGGCGATGGGACACATTGTGACGGGTTCCGATAAGGCGATTTATCCCCCTATGAGTACTCAGCTCGAACAGGCCGGTATTGCCGTTGATGATGACCAGTCTATTGCGTTTTTGAATCAATCACCCGATTCGGTGGTCATCGGTAATGCGATGAGCCGGGGTCATACTCAGGTTGAAGCCACTTTGAACGCACAGCAGGTCTATACCTCTGGACCACAGTGGTTGGCGGAAAATATTCTTAAAGACCGCTGGGTAATTGCGGTCGCAGGAACTCACGGTAAAACTTCCACCGCTTCCATGGTGGCGTGGATTCTTCAATATGCGGATTTAAATCCCGGCTTTCTGATCGGCGGTGTGCCGGAAAACTTCGGTGTCTCGGCACGCTTGGGGGATTCACCGTTTTTTGTTGTCGAGGCCGATGAATATGACACGGCGTTTTTTGATAAGCGCTCCAAATTTGTCCACTACCACCCTCGGACCTGCGTCTTGAATAATCTGGAATTTGACCATGCCGATATCTTTGACTCCCTAGCGGATATTCAAAAACAGTTCCATCATCTTGTTAGAACGGTACCGGGTAATGGCTTGATTGTCATGCCCGACAACCAGTCCGCTTTGGATGAGGTTATCGCTAAGGGGTGTTGGACACCGGTCGAAAAACAAGGTCAGGAACACGCCGATAATGCATGGCATTATGAATTGATTACTGACGACGGTTCGGCGTTTAGCGTGTTTTATCAAAATGAAAAACTGGGCGATGTGCGTTGGCAGATGTCCGGTTTGCATAGCGTCAGCAATGCCCTTAGTGCCATTGCCGCCGCAGTGCATTGTGGGGTGCCGCCCAAGATGGCCGTGGAATCTTTAAGTGATTTTAAAGGGATTCGCCGTCGTATGACATTAGTGGGTGAGGTCAATGACATCAAGATCTATGATGATTTTGCCCATCATCCGACGGCAATCGCCACCACCTTGCAGGGGGCGCGTAAACAGCTCAATAATAGTAAACGAAGCGGGCGTCTGATTGCGGTTTTTGAACCGCGTTCCAATACCATGCGTATGGGAATTCATAAAGCCACCTTGCCGAAGTCGTTTATTGACGCCGATGCGGTGTACGCTTTTATTGATCCAGAGTGGAATTGGCAATTAGCGCAAGAACAGTTTGAAATGCCGGTTTTTGTGCAGCACAGTTATGACGATTTACTTGAAAAGCTGACAGCAGAATTACAGCCGGGTGACAATGTGGTGATTATGAGCAACGGCAGTTTTGGCGGTATTCACCAAAAACTGCTGGCCAGTTTGCAAAATTAGTCAGGGCTTGTATGTGGGCATTTGTTGAAATCGTCGTGCTCATCATTCTCGTTGGCGGGATCCTTTGGATGATTAAACCGCCGAAACCTAAATGAATCGATGATATCGGTCTGCTGAATCGGGGGGCAAGCCTGGCCATTTAATCTCTGTAATGAAACGGCATCCGATCTGAGATTTTTACCACCAAGTCAATCGCTAGGTAAAAGTGTTCTCAGCCGAGCTATGATTTTCCTACTGGCGACTCGCACAGGTGGGTTTGATTTCGTCCAGCTTGCTTCGCTTTATAAAGTGCTGAGTCAGCACAACGCATGATCTCATTGACATTAAGTTGTACGTCTTTGGATAAGACTTCAGCAATACCACAGCTCAAGGTATGTTTAATTTGTTGATTGCAGTAGTATGTCGGGTTGTTGGCAAACTGCAAACGAATCCGTTCTGCCAGTTCCCAGGCTTCCTCGATCGAGTTGAGTGCGACTAATATCGCAAACTCCTCTCCTCCAAACCTGATGGCGACATCTTCTGCACCACAGTTCTGTTTGATCAAGCAACCGAGTTCTTTCAAAACAACATCCCCGCCATCATGACCATAGTTGTCATTGATCTCCTTGAATGAATCCAGATCGATAACCAACATAAACAAAGGCAAGGAGCGGTCGTTGAGGTTGTTGTAATAGTCGGTATATCGCGATTGCAGTAATCTTCGATTGCCAAGTTCGGTTAACGGGTCCTGATGAGCCAGAGTTATCGCTTTTTTGTGCTCCGAATTTAGTTCAATGATCCAGCTCGATACCGCGACCATCAGAAAAATCGATTCGAGTAATGTCGCCATTTGTAGCCAGTCCAATGGCGAATTTCCCCAATTGAGGTTGGCTATGGTTGTGCTCATCAATGTGAGGATTAGCCCGGTTGAATAAATCAGCCAAGCGGCCATAAACCAAACGGCATAAGAGATGCGTTTGCGCCAGGCAATGAAGCCGACAACAGGCATTAATAAAGCGGTAGTGGCTAAAGCAGAATGAGATATATACAGGATGACGTTTTCCAGATAGCCAAACAGATAGGCAATCAATATCAGGCTGTAGAGTAATTGAATGGCGATAAACAGACGGTTGACCTTAGGAAGGGTTTGGCTTAGAAACAAAAATGACCGGCCAAATTGTAAGGCGGTGAAGCCGAATATCAAATAGGCGATATGGAAGCCTTGATTATGCCATTCTGGCGAATGTGGCCATAGATATTGAAAACCCAAACCGTTAACCATTAGCCAGCACAGGATGCTCGAAATCAGGAAAGCCGCATAAAACAAAGCCTTGATTTGCCTAAGTATGGCGGCTGCCATCAGGCTCAATAAAACCAACAATAGCATTGCACCATAAAACAGTCCGTATAACAGGTTTTCGCGTTGACTTAAGCGGTTGAAATCATCGCTGGTGTATAGGCTAAAGCGCAGATTCATCGTGTCATTGCCGATAAAGTAGGCTTTGAGAATGACCTCGGTTTTTGTATGAGCCGGAGTAGATAATCCGGCACTCAGGGTTCGATAGTTTATTTGCCGTTGTTGAAAGTCATGCCAGTCTGAATAGGTTTCATGCTGAAAAGTGCCCGAATCATTGCGGTAATAGATTTCCAGGTAATCTAAAAAACTGGTTTCTCCGCGAATCACCCAGTGAATGGCCTGATCTGTCGGATTGGTGGCGGTGAAGCGAAGCCAGTGTGCTTGATTTGTGATGCCTTGAAGGATGTCAGCTTGTTGAAAGGGCCTCCAACGGTTTTCTGGTAGCTTTGCCAGCTCCATATTGACTTGTGTACGTTGATAATCGGCTTCCAGCAGAACAGTGCCACCTAATTTTGATAGATTGATTTCGGTATTTTGAGAAGCGAACGCGGGTTGGAGCAAAACAAGAGAAAGAAACAGATAAAAATGACACAATAAAATGGACTTTACAGTGAGTTTTTTGCGAGGCATTAATCAAGCGTTCCTTAATACATATAGTCATTATTCATAGGATGTTTGGTGATTAACATCAACGGAACCGTGACGACAATCGATGTTACTAATGTAATACAAATGTGGGCGCTTGAGTAAATTTTTACAAATCAAGAGAATTGTAGACAAAGGCAATGTCCGGTTATGCGGGGATTAGGCTGTTTTACTGATGGCCGCCACTTTGCGCTCCCGTGGGGCAAGCAAGTAGTTTACGCGGCAAGTGATAAAAGCCTTTTGCTTGTCATAGGATCGCTTCTGTAAACGACTAAAATTTCAAAATCAGGTCACCAAACCCCCAGATCAATGTACCAATGATAAGAGTGATATGGGTAACCCAGACTTTTTTCTGATGC
Above is a window of Thiomicrorhabdus sediminis DNA encoding:
- a CDS encoding DUF2189 domain-containing protein — its product is MLHSPAALHTHDHYLENGEHVVSKDVQYSQVFHWLSQGWQDMARAPGISLFFGVIMAVSVASVYFAFRNEPVMMFKIATFFVMLSPFLATGLYYVAHRLEEGKPVEFFDVITSWRSNLSNIALFALCLGIITAIWARITPLIAAVAVSDGLLIVNPEQGLMSFLTSAQGMEFLTMFMILASLVSLLVFSLSVITIPLMLKDNKIGAISAMILSFEVVMENKGVMALWALVIGALLTLGMVSLGGAMLLIMPLLGYASWHAFNDLIEIDDGYPAINPS
- a CDS encoding ribonuclease D, which gives rise to MSKPSYLSIDTEAQLNDYCQQILANSALSWLAIDTEFVRVDTYYPQLSLVQIQDCLGQAAIIDPLAIVDTAQTDKPLHALVELLANPNVIKVFHAARQDIEVLYQLEGIMPQAIFDTQIAAIFRQHGDIAGFSRVIESELGIRLDKSQTRTNWHQRPLTEKQIAYALDDVRYLAPLYEKYRQQLDTEQLAAVAEDCLALLDSSLYDINPEEAIQRIRAARNLKGKHLAIAQVLAQWRESYAQEHDIPKKWPLSDDCLIQIAKRPPKTEKALYKVPNIKASSVKEFGQQWVALIDEVFALDSEQLPKAPPKQAKASVQEEILLDVLYAYSQQLSIDYKLNTTQLINKDELLALIRQPDQTKLIGWRQYLLGSTLQKLLRGELAIKLQNDKICLDA
- a CDS encoding GGDEF domain-containing protein, whose protein sequence is MNGLLWILLLFVLISMLYYLSSEHNWKTEFAAYKHANENTDLAELIHQADEAVYQAKASGRNCICVYEA
- a CDS encoding 6-phosphofructokinase, coding for MSLITSAPHAKNVLYAQAGGVTAVINASAAAVIETVKQYPETFGRCYGAINGIKGVLEEELVDLAQLSDDDLEKLKSQPGAALKACRFDLDPLDHNPAQYERVLEVFKTYDIGYFFYNGGNGSMVTAQKVSDYCSSRGHKVICVGVAKTIDNDLDLSHCSPGFGSAAKYLATSFIEATMDILSMHETSTKFFVMEAMGRNTGWLTLAAGLVKDVVKDVPLILLPAERAFDKEAFLAKLDHLIGQHGYCVCAVSEGLMDKNGDYLSIANIEHTHERDYVQLGGVGSTLAHLVGDHLDSKTHCAIPDYCQRSASHLVSAIDWQMAYDAGQHAVLAAVENLHGVLPVIRQTNESPFAYDFTNVELQEVANLEKLVPDEYLSEDGMDISEAGLNYLRPLVQGERQIAFKNGLPDCAPIEFTYLPRQLKIYHAIK
- the mpl gene encoding UDP-N-acetylmuramate:L-alanyl-gamma-D-glutamyl-meso-diaminopimelate ligase, with protein sequence MKPQKIHILGIAGTFMGGIAQIAKAMGHIVTGSDKAIYPPMSTQLEQAGIAVDDDQSIAFLNQSPDSVVIGNAMSRGHTQVEATLNAQQVYTSGPQWLAENILKDRWVIAVAGTHGKTSTASMVAWILQYADLNPGFLIGGVPENFGVSARLGDSPFFVVEADEYDTAFFDKRSKFVHYHPRTCVLNNLEFDHADIFDSLADIQKQFHHLVRTVPGNGLIVMPDNQSALDEVIAKGCWTPVEKQGQEHADNAWHYELITDDGSAFSVFYQNEKLGDVRWQMSGLHSVSNALSAIAAAVHCGVPPKMAVESLSDFKGIRRRMTLVGEVNDIKIYDDFAHHPTAIATTLQGARKQLNNSKRSGRLIAVFEPRSNTMRMGIHKATLPKSFIDADAVYAFIDPEWNWQLAQEQFEMPVFVQHSYDDLLEKLTAELQPGDNVVIMSNGSFGGIHQKLLASLQN
- a CDS encoding DUF302 domain-containing protein, which translates into the protein MYYQVETDKSFDQAVEDLQAAVTNNQFGVLHIHDLGGTMRSKGVDFKEDCKVFEVCNPVKASQVLAIDMRLNMALPCRISVFTEKGQTKIGMIEPVKMLDMLNNDEALKSIAAEVETKTKTMIDEAK
- a CDS encoding sensor domain-containing diguanylate cyclase, whose amino-acid sequence is MPRKKLTVKSILLCHFYLFLSLVLLQPAFASQNTEINLSKLGGTVLLEADYQRTQVNMELAKLPENRWRPFQQADILQGITNQAHWLRFTATNPTDQAIHWVIRGETSFLDYLEIYYRNDSGTFQHETYSDWHDFQQRQINYRTLSAGLSTPAHTKTEVILKAYFIGNDTMNLRFSLYTSDDFNRLSQRENLLYGLFYGAMLLLVLLSLMAAAILRQIKALFYAAFLISSILCWLMVNGLGFQYLWPHSPEWHNQGFHIAYLIFGFTALQFGRSFLFLSQTLPKVNRLFIAIQLLYSLILIAYLFGYLENVILYISHSALATTALLMPVVGFIAWRKRISYAVWFMAAWLIYSTGLILTLMSTTIANLNWGNSPLDWLQMATLLESIFLMVAVSSWIIELNSEHKKAITLAHQDPLTELGNRRLLQSRYTDYYNNLNDRSLPLFMLVIDLDSFKEINDNYGHDGGDVVLKELGCLIKQNCGAEDVAIRFGGEEFAILVALNSIEEAWELAERIRLQFANNPTYYCNQQIKHTLSCGIAEVLSKDVQLNVNEIMRCADSALYKAKQAGRNQTHLCESPVGKS